A part of Streptomyces sp. DSM 40750 genomic DNA contains:
- a CDS encoding MDR family MFS transporter, with translation MDAETKREASGGAGGGTDGPRPRSVRVVLLALMIAMLLAMLDNMIIGTAMPTIVGDLGGLEHLAWVVTAYTLATAASTPIWGKLGDLYGRKRVFMTSIVIFLIGSALSGMAQDMGQLIAFRAVQGLGAGGLMVGVMAIIGDLIPPRERGKYQGMMAGVMAFAMIAGPLVGGFITDHWGWRWSFYINLPLGVVALIAVSAVLHLPKPSREGRSARNIDYLGATLLTVGITAIVLVTTWGGTEYAWGSAVIMELIAIGVASLIGFLFVQTRAAEPVIPLHIFRNRNFTLMSVIGFFTGFVMFGAVLFLPLYQQSVQGASATNSGLLLLPMLGAMLAVSMIAGRVTTGSGRYKVFPVVGSVLMIVGLFLLAQMDTGTSRVTSGVFMAVLGAGMGCLMQITMLVAQNSVEMKDMGVASSTTTLARTLGSSFGVAIMGALFNSRVQDVMTERAGALGSKVTEQSAQLDAASLAKLPVAAREAYQYAVASGTHSAFLLGAVLAVVALVAAVFVKEVPLRGAGGSGPEEAGSGAAGAKETMAV, from the coding sequence ATGGACGCGGAAACCAAGAGGGAAGCGAGCGGCGGGGCGGGCGGTGGGACGGACGGGCCGCGGCCGCGCAGCGTGCGGGTCGTGTTGCTCGCGCTCATGATCGCCATGCTGCTCGCGATGCTCGACAACATGATCATCGGGACCGCGATGCCGACGATCGTGGGCGACCTCGGGGGCCTGGAACACCTCGCCTGGGTCGTCACCGCGTACACGCTTGCGACGGCCGCCTCCACCCCCATCTGGGGCAAGCTCGGCGACCTCTACGGCCGCAAGCGGGTCTTCATGACCTCTATCGTGATCTTCCTGATCGGGTCGGCGCTGAGCGGGATGGCCCAGGACATGGGCCAGCTGATCGCGTTCCGCGCGGTGCAGGGGCTCGGGGCCGGCGGGCTGATGGTCGGCGTCATGGCAATCATCGGTGATCTGATACCGCCGCGGGAGCGGGGCAAGTACCAGGGGATGATGGCGGGCGTGATGGCCTTCGCCATGATCGCCGGACCGCTGGTCGGCGGGTTCATCACCGACCACTGGGGATGGCGCTGGTCCTTCTACATCAACCTGCCGCTCGGCGTCGTGGCGCTGATCGCCGTCAGCGCCGTACTGCATCTGCCGAAGCCGTCGCGGGAGGGGCGGTCGGCGCGGAACATCGACTACCTGGGCGCGACGCTGCTGACCGTCGGCATCACCGCGATCGTGCTGGTCACGACGTGGGGCGGGACCGAGTACGCCTGGGGGTCGGCCGTCATCATGGAGCTGATCGCGATCGGGGTGGCCTCGCTGATCGGGTTCCTGTTCGTACAGACCCGGGCGGCGGAGCCGGTGATACCGCTGCACATCTTCCGCAACCGGAACTTCACGCTGATGTCCGTGATCGGGTTCTTCACCGGGTTCGTGATGTTCGGGGCGGTGCTGTTCCTGCCGCTGTACCAGCAGTCCGTGCAGGGGGCGTCCGCGACCAACTCCGGGCTGCTGTTGCTGCCGATGCTGGGGGCGATGCTCGCGGTGTCGATGATCGCCGGGCGGGTGACCACGGGGAGCGGGCGGTACAAGGTCTTCCCGGTCGTCGGGAGCGTTCTGATGATCGTGGGCCTGTTTCTGCTGGCGCAGATGGACACCGGTACGAGTCGGGTGACGTCCGGGGTGTTCATGGCTGTGCTGGGTGCCGGTATGGGGTGTCTGATGCAGATCACCATGCTCGTGGCGCAGAACAGCGTGGAGATGAAGGACATGGGGGTCGCGTCGTCCACGACCACGCTGGCCCGGACGCTCGGGTCGTCCTTCGGGGTCGCGATCATGGGGGCGCTGTTCAACAGCCGGGTGCAGGATGTGATGACCGAGCGGGCCGGGGCATTGGGGTCCAAGGTCACCGAGCAGTCGGCACAGCTGGATGCGGCGAGTCTGGCGAAGCTGCCGGTGGCGGCGCGGGAGGCATATCAGTACGCCGTGGCTTCGGGGACGCATTCGGCGTTTTTGCTGGGGGCGGTTCTGGCTGTGGTGGCGTTGGTGGCCGCGGTGTTCGTCAAGGAGGTGCCGCTGCGGGGGGCCGGGGGGTCCGGTCCGGAGGAGGCCGGCAGTGGGGCCGCCGGGGCCAAGGAGACGATGGCTGTCTGA
- the cseC gene encoding two-component system sensor histidine kinase CseC, with protein sequence MNLKGIRGGRGLEASGAAGLGSGSTRRTTPGTTTPGAATGAVGGPTTGPGFASGIRTGLRWQLSAAIALVGALVAIALSLVVHNAARVSMLDNSRDLANERIQVAQRMYESGRPLKSGAFGVKLDDPAIPRDLLTKVAEGRRATYVSEGENGVPDIWAAVPLKDGRVLSLHTDFTDHSSAVMRDLDQALLIGSIAVVFGGSALGVLIGGQMSGRLRKAAAAAHEVAKGESDVRVQDAIGGVLRDETAELARAVDAMADTLRQRIEAERRVTADIAHELRTPVTGLLTAAELLPPGRPSELVRDRAQAMRTLVEDVLEVARLDGASERAELQDIMLGEFVARRVAAKDAGVRVQIVHESAVTTAPRRLERVLLNLLANAAKHGRPPIEVSVEGRVIRVRDHGPGFPEELLADGPRRFRTGASDRAGQGHGLGLTIAAGQARVLGARLTFRNVRPPGSPDDVPAEGAVAVLWLPEHAPTNTGSYPMLPLSGDAAG encoded by the coding sequence ATGAACCTGAAGGGGATACGAGGAGGGCGGGGGCTGGAGGCCTCGGGCGCCGCCGGGCTCGGCAGCGGCTCCACCCGTCGGACCACTCCTGGGACCACCACTCCTGGGGCCGCCACCGGGGCCGTTGGCGGCCCGACGACCGGCCCCGGCTTCGCCTCCGGCATCCGCACCGGCCTGCGATGGCAGCTCAGCGCTGCGATCGCGCTGGTCGGCGCGCTGGTGGCGATCGCGCTGAGCCTGGTCGTGCACAACGCGGCGCGGGTGTCGATGCTCGACAACTCGCGCGACCTGGCCAACGAGCGCATCCAGGTCGCCCAGCGCATGTACGAGTCGGGCCGCCCCCTGAAGTCCGGCGCCTTCGGGGTGAAACTCGACGACCCCGCCATCCCGAGGGACCTGCTGACCAAGGTCGCGGAGGGCCGCCGGGCCACCTACGTGTCCGAGGGCGAGAACGGCGTGCCCGACATCTGGGCGGCCGTCCCGCTGAAGGACGGCCGCGTCCTGTCCCTGCACACCGACTTCACCGACCACAGCTCCGCGGTGATGCGGGACCTCGACCAGGCCCTGCTCATCGGTTCGATCGCGGTCGTCTTCGGCGGCTCGGCCCTCGGTGTGCTCATCGGCGGCCAGATGTCCGGCCGGCTGCGCAAGGCTGCGGCGGCCGCGCACGAGGTGGCCAAGGGCGAGTCCGACGTACGGGTCCAGGACGCGATCGGCGGTGTCCTACGCGACGAGACCGCCGAGCTGGCACGGGCCGTGGACGCCATGGCCGACACGCTGCGGCAGCGCATCGAGGCGGAGCGCCGGGTGACCGCGGACATCGCCCACGAGCTGCGTACGCCGGTGACCGGCCTCCTGACGGCCGCGGAACTCCTCCCCCCGGGCCGCCCCTCCGAACTGGTCCGTGACCGGGCTCAGGCGATGCGCACGCTCGTCGAGGACGTGCTGGAGGTGGCCCGCCTCGACGGGGCCTCCGAGCGGGCCGAGCTGCAGGACATCATGCTGGGCGAGTTCGTGGCCCGGCGGGTGGCGGCGAAGGACGCGGGGGTGCGCGTACAGATCGTGCACGAGTCGGCGGTCACGACGGCCCCCCGCCGCCTCGAACGCGTCCTCCTGAACCTCCTCGCCAACGCGGCGAAGCACGGCAGGCCGCCGATCGAGGTCTCCGTCGAGGGCCGCGTGATCCGCGTCCGCGACCACGGCCCCGGCTTCCCCGAGGAGCTCCTCGCCGACGGCCCCCGCCGCTTCCGCACCGGCGCCTCCGACCGCGCCGGGCAGGGCCACGGCCTGGGCCTCACCATCGCCGCCGGCCAGGCCCGCGTCCTGGGCGCCCGCCTGACCTTCCGCAACGTCCGCCCACCCGGCTCCCCGGACGACGTACCGGCCGAGGGAGCGGTAGCCGTCCTCTGGCTCCCGGAACACGCCCCGACCAACACGGGCAGCTACCCGATGCTGCCGTTGTCAGGCGATGCGGCGGGCTGA
- the cseB gene encoding two-component system response regulator CseB — MAEQTHVLFVEDDDVIREATQLALERDGFAVTAMPDGLSGLEAFRADRPDIALLDVMVPGLDGVSLCRRIRDESTVPVIMLSARADSIDVVLGLEAGADDYVTKPFDGAVLVARIRAVLRRFGHASGGDAKADEAAGAGTGGVLTFGELVVDTEGMEVRKSGVPVALTPTEMRLLLEFSSAPGTVLSRDKLLERVWDYGWGGDTRVVDVHVQRLRTKIGQDRIETVRGFGYKLKA; from the coding sequence ATGGCAGAGCAGACCCATGTCCTGTTCGTCGAGGACGACGACGTCATCCGCGAGGCCACCCAGCTCGCGCTGGAGCGGGACGGCTTCGCGGTCACGGCCATGCCCGACGGGCTGTCGGGCCTGGAGGCGTTCCGCGCGGACCGACCCGACATCGCGCTCCTCGACGTCATGGTCCCGGGTCTGGACGGGGTCTCCCTGTGCCGCCGTATCCGTGACGAGTCGACCGTCCCGGTGATCATGCTCTCCGCGCGCGCCGACTCCATCGACGTCGTGCTGGGCCTGGAGGCGGGCGCCGACGACTACGTGACCAAGCCGTTCGACGGTGCCGTCCTGGTCGCCCGGATCCGCGCGGTGCTCCGCCGCTTCGGGCACGCGAGCGGCGGCGACGCCAAGGCCGACGAGGCCGCCGGCGCCGGCACCGGCGGGGTGCTCACCTTCGGCGAGCTGGTGGTGGACACCGAGGGCATGGAGGTACGGAAGTCGGGGGTGCCGGTGGCACTGACACCGACCGAGATGCGGCTGCTCCTCGAGTTCTCGTCCGCCCCCGGCACGGTCCTGTCCCGCGACAAGCTGCTCGAACGCGTGTGGGACTACGGCTGGGGTGGCGACACCCGGGTCGTCGACGTCCACGTCCAGCGGCTCCGGACGAAGATCGGCCAGGACCGCATCGAGACGGTCCGCGGCTTCGGCTACAAGCTCAAGGCCTGA
- a CDS encoding SigE family RNA polymerase sigma factor: MAHGEVLAFEEYVRTRQDALLRSARRLVPDPVDAQDLLQTALARTYGRWDGIADKRLADAYLRRVMINTRTEWWRARKLEEVPTEQLPDACIEDSTEQHADRALLMDIMKVLAPKQRSVVVLRHWEQMSTEETAAALGMSAGTVKSTLHRALARLREELESRDHEERAARALEASEEQERCAA, from the coding sequence ATGGCGCACGGCGAGGTGCTCGCATTCGAGGAGTACGTCCGCACTCGGCAGGACGCGCTGCTGCGCAGCGCCCGCCGGCTCGTGCCGGACCCGGTGGACGCCCAGGATCTGCTGCAGACGGCGCTGGCGCGGACGTACGGCCGTTGGGACGGCATAGCGGACAAGCGGCTGGCGGACGCGTATCTGCGCCGGGTCATGATCAACACGCGGACGGAGTGGTGGCGGGCCCGGAAGCTGGAGGAGGTCCCTACCGAGCAGCTGCCGGACGCCTGCATCGAGGACTCCACCGAGCAGCACGCGGACCGCGCCCTCCTCATGGACATCATGAAGGTCCTGGCTCCCAAGCAACGCAGTGTCGTGGTGCTGCGACACTGGGAGCAGATGTCCACGGAAGAGACGGCCGCCGCCCTCGGCATGTCGGCCGGCACGGTCAAGAGCACGCTGCACCGTGCGCTGGCCCGGCTCCGCGAGGAGCTGGAGTCCCGGGACCACGAAGAGCGCGCCGCCCGTGCGCTCGAGGCGAGCGAGGAGCAGGAGCGTTGCGCGGCCTGA
- a CDS encoding A/G-specific adenine glycosylase, whose amino-acid sequence MTAPTKPQSSPATEAPTALHTPVIAWFETHARDLPWRRPEAGPWGVMVSEFMLQQTPVNRVLPVYEQWLARWPRPADLAKEPPGEAVRAWGRLGYPRRALRLHGAAVAITERHGGDVPRDHAQLLALPGIGEYTAAAVASFAYGQRHAVLDTNVRRVFARAVSGTQYPPNATTAAERKLARALLPEDDGTASRWAAASMELGALVCTAKNETCHRCPIAGQCAWRLAGKPAHDGPARRGQTYAGTDRQVRGKLLAVLRDAIAPVPQAVLDRVWDEPVQRARALDGLVADGLVEPLPGRLYRLPLT is encoded by the coding sequence ATGACTGCACCCACGAAGCCTCAGAGCAGCCCTGCCACCGAAGCCCCCACCGCACTGCACACCCCGGTGATCGCCTGGTTCGAGACGCATGCCCGTGATCTGCCCTGGCGGCGGCCGGAGGCCGGGCCGTGGGGGGTGATGGTCAGTGAGTTCATGCTGCAGCAGACGCCGGTCAATCGCGTCCTGCCCGTCTACGAGCAGTGGTTGGCGCGCTGGCCCCGGCCGGCGGACCTCGCGAAGGAGCCGCCGGGCGAGGCGGTGCGGGCCTGGGGCCGGCTCGGGTATCCGCGGCGCGCGCTGCGGCTGCACGGCGCGGCGGTGGCCATAACGGAACGGCACGGCGGGGACGTACCACGGGATCACGCGCAGTTGCTCGCGCTGCCGGGGATCGGCGAGTACACGGCCGCGGCGGTGGCGTCGTTCGCGTACGGGCAGCGGCACGCCGTGCTCGACACGAACGTGCGGCGCGTCTTCGCCCGCGCGGTCAGCGGCACGCAGTACCCGCCGAACGCCACCACGGCCGCCGAGCGCAAGCTGGCCCGGGCCCTGCTGCCCGAGGACGACGGCACGGCGTCCCGCTGGGCGGCCGCGTCGATGGAGCTGGGCGCGCTGGTGTGCACGGCGAAGAACGAGACGTGCCATCGCTGTCCGATCGCCGGGCAGTGCGCCTGGCGGCTCGCCGGGAAGCCCGCGCACGACGGTCCGGCGCGGCGCGGTCAGACGTACGCCGGTACCGACCGTCAGGTCCGCGGCAAGCTCCTGGCCGTACTGCGGGACGCGATCGCGCCCGTACCGCAGGCCGTTCTCGACCGGGTGTGGGACGAGCCCGTGCAGCGCGCCCGTGCCCTCGACGGACTGGTCGCCGACGGACTGGTGGAGCCCCTCCCGGGCCGCCTCTACCGTCTGCCCCTCACCTGA
- a CDS encoding LLM class flavin-dependent oxidoreductase, protein MGGSVEPTSRPLRKLGFLTIGLFDEADPRRGHESTLEIIELGEQLGFDSAWLRHRHLQYGISSPVAVLAAASQRTSRIELGTAVIPLGWENPLRLAEDLATVDLLSGGRLNPGVSVGPPMHYDTVKPVLYPDTADAEDFSFERVRRLLGFVRGEAATDFSGTEGFEVFSDRVQPHSPGLGGRMWYGGGSLRSARWAGENGMNFLTSSVVKAEGPETATGAGSGSGEVDFAGIQLSHIREFRAHHPDGERARVSQGLVVIPTDSASAEQRAKYEAYAAKRLPRTTAPQGPARLLFAPDLVGTSAEIAEQLHANVAFHEIDEVAFALPFTFDHEDYVQILTDIATKLGPELGRRPAA, encoded by the coding sequence ATGGGCGGATCCGTGGAACCGACGTCGAGGCCGTTGCGGAAGCTGGGGTTTCTGACCATCGGGCTGTTCGACGAGGCCGATCCCCGCCGGGGCCACGAGTCGACCCTGGAGATCATCGAACTCGGCGAACAACTCGGCTTCGACAGCGCCTGGCTCCGCCACCGTCATCTGCAGTACGGCATCTCCTCCCCCGTCGCGGTCCTCGCGGCGGCCTCCCAGCGCACGAGCCGTATCGAACTGGGCACCGCCGTCATCCCGCTGGGCTGGGAGAACCCGCTGCGGCTCGCCGAGGACCTGGCCACGGTCGACCTCCTCTCCGGCGGCCGGCTCAACCCGGGCGTCAGTGTCGGACCGCCGATGCACTACGACACCGTCAAGCCGGTGCTCTACCCGGACACCGCCGACGCGGAGGACTTCAGCTTCGAACGGGTCCGGCGTCTCCTCGGCTTCGTACGGGGCGAGGCGGCCACCGACTTCAGCGGCACCGAGGGGTTCGAGGTCTTCTCCGACCGGGTCCAGCCGCACTCCCCAGGGCTGGGCGGCCGTATGTGGTACGGCGGCGGCAGCCTCCGGTCGGCGCGGTGGGCCGGCGAGAACGGGATGAACTTCCTGACCAGCAGCGTCGTGAAGGCGGAGGGGCCGGAGACGGCAACCGGGGCCGGGTCCGGATCCGGGGAGGTCGACTTCGCCGGCATCCAGCTCTCCCACATCCGGGAGTTCCGGGCGCATCACCCCGACGGGGAGCGCGCCCGGGTGTCGCAGGGGCTCGTGGTCATCCCCACCGACTCGGCGAGTGCCGAGCAGCGCGCCAAGTACGAGGCGTACGCGGCGAAGCGGCTGCCGCGGACCACCGCGCCGCAGGGGCCGGCACGGCTGCTCTTCGCCCCGGACCTGGTCGGCACCTCCGCCGAGATCGCCGAACAGCTGCACGCCAACGTCGCCTTCCACGAGATCGACGAGGTCGCCTTCGCGCTGCCGTTCACCTTCGACCACGAGGACTACGTCCAGATCCTCACGGACATCGCGACGAAGCTGGGCCCGGAACTGGGCCGGCGCCCGGCGGCCTGA
- the disA gene encoding DNA integrity scanning diadenylate cyclase DisA: MAANDRAAAPGKSGGSSGADGLMRASLSAVAPGTALRDGLERILRGNTGGLIVLGSDKTVEAMCTGGFVLDVEFTATRLRELCKLDGGIVLSSDLSKILRAGVQLVPDPTIPTEETGTRHRTADRVSKQVGYPVVSVSQSMRLVALYVDGHRRVLEDSAAILSRANQALATLERYKLRLDEVAGTLSALEIEDLVTVRDVSAVAQRLEMVRRIATEIAEYVVELGTDGRLLALQLDELIAGVEPERELVVRDYVPEPTAKRSRTVDQALHELDALTHAELLELPTVARALGYTGSPEGMDSAVSPRGFRLLAKVPRLPGAIIDRLVEHFGGLQKLLAASVDDLQTVDGVGEARARSVREGLSRLAESSILERYV; this comes from the coding sequence GTGGCAGCCAACGACCGGGCAGCAGCTCCCGGAAAGTCCGGTGGGAGCTCCGGTGCCGATGGCCTGATGCGCGCCTCACTGAGCGCCGTGGCCCCAGGCACGGCCCTGCGCGACGGGCTTGAACGGATTCTCCGCGGCAACACCGGCGGACTCATCGTGCTGGGCTCCGACAAGACCGTCGAAGCCATGTGCACGGGTGGTTTCGTGCTGGATGTCGAGTTCACGGCCACGCGGCTGCGCGAGCTGTGCAAGCTGGACGGCGGCATCGTCCTGTCCTCGGACCTGTCCAAGATCCTCCGAGCGGGCGTCCAACTGGTCCCCGACCCCACGATCCCCACCGAGGAGACCGGCACCCGGCACCGCACCGCCGACCGCGTGAGCAAACAGGTCGGCTACCCGGTCGTGTCCGTCTCCCAGTCGATGCGCCTGGTCGCGCTGTACGTCGACGGACACCGGCGCGTCCTGGAGGACTCGGCGGCGATCCTGTCCCGCGCGAACCAGGCCCTGGCGACCCTGGAGCGGTACAAGCTCCGCCTGGACGAGGTGGCGGGCACCCTCTCCGCACTGGAGATCGAGGACCTGGTGACGGTCCGGGACGTCTCGGCGGTCGCCCAGCGACTGGAGATGGTCCGCCGCATCGCCACCGAAATCGCCGAATACGTGGTCGAACTGGGCACGGACGGCCGCCTGCTGGCCCTCCAGCTCGACGAGCTGATCGCGGGCGTCGAGCCGGAACGCGAGCTGGTGGTCCGGGACTACGTGCCCGAACCGACGGCCAAACGCTCCCGTACGGTCGACCAGGCCCTCCACGAACTCGACGCCCTCACCCACGCCGAGCTCCTCGAACTCCCCACCGTCGCCCGCGCCCTCGGCTACACCGGCTCCCCCGAAGGCATGGACTCCGCCGTCTCCCCTCGCGGCTTCCGCCTCCTGGCCAAGGTCCCCCGTCTCCCGGGCGCCATCATCGACCGCCTCGTCGAACACTTCGGCGGCCTCCAGAAACTCCTCGCCGCCAGCGTCGACGACCTCCAGACGGTCGACGGGGTGGGCGAGGCCCGAGCCCGCAGCGTCCGCGAGGGCCTGTCGCGTCTGGCGGAGTCGTCGATCCTGGAGAGGTACGTCTAG
- the radA gene encoding DNA repair protein RadA yields MAARTKTAKDRPSYRCTECGWQTAKWLGRCPECQAWGTVEEYGTPAVRTTAPGRVTTSAVPIGQVDGRQAAARTTGVPELDRVLGGGLVPGAVALLAGEPGVGKSTLLLDVAAKSASAEHPTLYVTGEESASQVRLRADRINALHDHLYLAAETDLAAVLGHLDAVKPSLLILDSVQTVASPEIDGAPGGMAQVREVAGALIRASKERGMSTLLVGHVTKDGAIAGPRLLEHLVDVVLHFEGDRHARLRLVRGVKNRYGATDEVGCFELHDEGITGLTDPSGLFLTRRDEPVPGTCLTVTLEGRRPLVAEVQSLTVDSQLPSPRRTTSGLETSRVSMMLAVLEQRGRISALGKRDIYSATVGGVKLSEPAADLAIALALASAATDTPLPKNLVAIGEVGLAGEVRRVTGVQRRLSEAHRLGFTHALVPSDPGKVPPGMKVLEVADMGDALRVLPRSRRREAPRDEEDRR; encoded by the coding sequence ATGGCTGCCCGTACGAAGACCGCGAAGGACCGGCCGTCCTACCGCTGCACAGAGTGCGGCTGGCAGACGGCCAAGTGGCTCGGCCGCTGCCCCGAATGCCAGGCCTGGGGCACGGTCGAGGAGTACGGCACGCCCGCGGTCCGTACGACGGCCCCCGGCCGGGTCACCACCTCCGCCGTCCCCATCGGCCAGGTGGACGGCCGCCAGGCCGCTGCCCGCACCACCGGAGTCCCGGAGCTCGACCGGGTCCTCGGCGGCGGCCTCGTCCCCGGCGCCGTCGCCCTCCTCGCGGGCGAACCCGGCGTGGGCAAGTCCACCCTCCTCCTCGACGTCGCGGCCAAATCCGCCAGCGCCGAACACCCGACCCTCTATGTGACGGGTGAGGAGTCCGCCAGCCAGGTCCGCCTGCGGGCCGACCGCATCAACGCCCTCCACGACCACCTCTACCTGGCCGCCGAGACCGACCTCGCCGCCGTACTGGGCCACTTGGACGCGGTCAAACCGTCCCTCCTGATCCTCGACTCGGTCCAGACGGTCGCCTCCCCCGAGATCGACGGCGCCCCCGGAGGCATGGCCCAGGTCCGCGAGGTCGCCGGCGCCCTCATCCGCGCCTCCAAGGAACGCGGCATGTCGACACTCCTCGTGGGCCATGTCACAAAGGACGGCGCGATCGCCGGGCCCCGTCTCCTGGAGCACCTCGTCGACGTGGTCCTGCACTTCGAGGGCGACCGCCACGCCCGCCTCCGCCTGGTCCGCGGCGTCAAGAACCGCTACGGCGCCACGGACGAGGTCGGCTGCTTCGAACTGCACGACGAGGGCATCACCGGTCTCACCGATCCCAGCGGCCTCTTCCTCACCCGCCGCGACGAACCGGTCCCGGGCACCTGCCTGACCGTGACCCTGGAGGGCCGCCGCCCCCTGGTCGCGGAAGTGCAGTCGCTCACAGTCGACTCGCAGCTCCCCTCCCCCCGCCGTACGACGTCCGGCCTGGAGACCTCCCGGGTCTCGATGATGCTCGCGGTCCTGGAGCAGCGCGGACGCATCAGCGCCCTCGGCAAGCGGGACATCTACTCGGCGACGGTCGGCGGCGTGAAGCTCTCGGAGCCCGCCGCGGACCTCGCGATCGCGCTCGCCCTGGCGTCCGCGGCGACCGACACCCCCCTGCCCAAGAACCTCGTGGCGATCGGCGAAGTGGGGCTCGCGGGCGAGGTCAGACGGGTGACCGGCGTCCAGCGCCGCCTCTCCGAAGCACACCGCCTCGGCTTCACGCACGCGCTCGTTCCGTCCGATCCCGGCAAGGTTCCTCCCGGTATGAAGGTCCTGGAAGTGGCCGATATGGGAGACGCGCTCCGGGTACTGCCCCGATCGCGTCGACGAGAGGCCCCACGGGACGAGGAGGACCGCCGGTAG
- a CDS encoding alpha/beta hydrolase codes for MAVRTRRSATRTFAALATAVVLSLTGASVSTAAPQASATAAERLTGTLADGATWIADVPENWNGTLIVFSHGFGGRAAQNAPREAVRLRLLEEGYALTGSSYDVSETLWALESAERDQVATIAAVTEKIGEPTRTLAMGQSMGGLVNARLAGSGAGGIDGALGLCGLVAGANDLHTYQLDAEYTIARLLLPDTPVKLVDFASEAEGAVTGQQLTDAVVAAQKTPEGRARIALAAAYLNLPAWAPGKDRPAAGDRAEQQAQQYEWLAQGILNRVEPARYHVEKALGGNNSGNKGVDYARVLATSQHAPLVKALYREAGLDLRADLENLTANAKIKADPSAVAAGERTSSAGQGLAVPLLDIHTTADDLVPVEQENRFADRVRASGDGSLLRQAYVERQGHCSFTVAETVAALHALESRVDSGRWGAAATPGALQTAATALGLDGAAYVPYRPAELTIGRRP; via the coding sequence ATGGCCGTACGCACCCGCCGCTCCGCCACCCGTACGTTCGCCGCCCTGGCCACCGCCGTCGTCCTCTCTCTGACCGGCGCCTCCGTCTCGACCGCCGCTCCCCAGGCGTCCGCGACCGCCGCCGAACGCCTCACCGGCACCCTCGCCGACGGCGCCACCTGGATCGCCGACGTCCCGGAGAACTGGAACGGCACCCTGATCGTCTTCAGCCACGGCTTCGGCGGCAGGGCGGCCCAGAACGCGCCCCGCGAGGCCGTACGTCTGCGCCTCCTCGAAGAGGGTTACGCGCTCACCGGTTCCTCCTACGACGTGAGCGAGACCCTCTGGGCACTGGAGAGCGCGGAGCGCGACCAGGTCGCCACCATCGCGGCGGTCACCGAGAAGATCGGCGAACCCACCCGCACCCTCGCCATGGGCCAGTCCATGGGCGGCCTGGTCAACGCCCGGCTCGCCGGCTCCGGGGCCGGCGGGATCGACGGCGCCCTGGGCCTCTGCGGCCTCGTGGCCGGCGCCAACGACCTGCACACCTACCAGCTCGACGCCGAGTACACGATCGCCCGGCTCCTGCTTCCCGACACACCGGTGAAGCTGGTGGACTTCGCCTCCGAGGCCGAGGGCGCCGTCACCGGGCAGCAGCTCACCGACGCCGTCGTCGCCGCGCAGAAGACCCCCGAGGGCCGCGCCCGTATCGCCCTCGCCGCCGCCTACCTCAACCTGCCCGCCTGGGCACCCGGCAAGGACCGCCCCGCCGCCGGCGACCGGGCGGAGCAGCAGGCCCAGCAGTACGAGTGGCTCGCGCAGGGCATCCTCAACCGCGTCGAGCCCGCCCGCTACCACGTCGAGAAGGCCCTGGGCGGCAACAACTCCGGGAACAAGGGCGTCGACTACGCGCGCGTGCTCGCGACGTCCCAGCACGCGCCCCTGGTCAAGGCCCTGTACCGAGAGGCCGGCCTCGACCTCCGGGCCGACCTCGAGAACCTGACCGCCAACGCGAAGATCAAGGCCGACCCGTCCGCCGTCGCCGCCGGCGAACGCACCTCCTCCGCCGGCCAGGGCCTCGCCGTCCCCCTCCTCGACATCCACACCACCGCCGACGACCTCGTCCCCGTCGAACAGGAGAACCGCTTCGCCGATCGCGTCCGCGCCTCCGGCGACGGCTCGCTGCTCCGCCAGGCCTACGTGGAACGCCAGGGCCACTGCTCCTTCACCGTCGCCGAGACCGTCGCCGCCCTCCACGCCCTGGAGTCCCGCGTCGACTCCGGCCGTTGGGGCGCCGCCGCGACCCCGGGCGCCCTCCAGACCGCAGCGACCGCCCTCGGCCTCGACGGCGCGGCGTACGTCCCGTACCGCCCGGCGGAGCTGACGATCGGGCGACGCCCGTAG